Proteins from one Mesorhizobium sp. M9A.F.Ca.ET.002.03.1.2 genomic window:
- a CDS encoding acyl-CoA dehydrogenase, whose translation MAADKNAFVWEDPFLIEDQLSEDERMVRDGAAAFAADKLAPRIEEAYLEEKTDAGIFREMGEAGLLGITIPEEYGGLGANYVTYGLVAREVERIDSGYRSMMSVQSSLVMYPIHAYGSEAQRKKYLPKLASGEWIGCFGLTEPDAGSDPGGMKTRAEKTANGYKVSGSKMWISNAPIADVFVVWAKSAAHDNQIRGFVLEKGMKGLSAPKIGGKLSLRASITGEVVMEGVEVGEDALLPNVSGLKGPFGCLNRARYGISWGAMGAAEDCWHRARQYGLDRKQFGKPLAGTQLFQKKLADMQTEIALGLQGSLRVGRLMDEGKMAPEMISIVKRNNCGKALDIARQARDMHGGNGIQIGYHVMRHAQNLETVNTYEGTHDVHALILGRAQTGLQAFF comes from the coding sequence ATGGCCGCCGACAAGAACGCATTCGTCTGGGAAGATCCCTTCCTGATCGAGGACCAGCTTTCGGAAGACGAGCGGATGGTGCGCGATGGCGCGGCGGCATTCGCCGCCGACAAGCTCGCTCCCAGGATCGAGGAAGCCTATCTCGAGGAAAAGACGGATGCCGGGATCTTTCGCGAGATGGGCGAGGCCGGGCTGCTCGGCATAACCATTCCGGAAGAATATGGTGGGCTCGGCGCCAACTACGTCACCTACGGGCTGGTGGCGCGGGAGGTCGAGCGCATCGACTCGGGCTATCGCTCGATGATGAGCGTGCAGTCGTCGCTGGTGATGTATCCGATCCATGCCTATGGCTCGGAGGCGCAGCGCAAGAAATACCTGCCGAAGCTCGCCAGCGGCGAGTGGATCGGCTGCTTCGGCCTGACCGAGCCGGATGCCGGTTCAGACCCGGGCGGCATGAAGACGCGAGCCGAGAAGACGGCAAACGGCTACAAGGTCTCCGGCTCAAAAATGTGGATATCCAACGCACCGATCGCCGACGTCTTCGTCGTCTGGGCGAAATCGGCGGCGCATGACAACCAGATTCGCGGCTTCGTGCTGGAAAAGGGCATGAAGGGGCTGTCGGCGCCGAAGATCGGCGGCAAGCTGTCGCTGCGCGCGTCGATCACCGGCGAGGTGGTGATGGAGGGCGTCGAGGTCGGCGAAGACGCGCTGCTGCCCAACGTCTCCGGCTTGAAAGGTCCGTTCGGCTGCCTCAACCGGGCGCGCTACGGCATCTCCTGGGGCGCGATGGGCGCGGCGGAAGATTGCTGGCACCGGGCGCGCCAATATGGCCTCGACCGCAAGCAGTTCGGCAAGCCGCTGGCCGGCACGCAGCTTTTCCAGAAGAAGCTCGCCGACATGCAGACCGAGATCGCGCTCGGCCTGCAGGGCAGCCTGCGCGTCGGGCGGCTGATGGACGAAGGCAAGATGGCGCCGGAGATGATCTCGATCGTCAAGCGCAACAATTGCGGCAAGGCGCTCGACATTGCCCGGCAGGCCCGCGACATGCATGGCGGCAACGGCATCCAGATCGGCTATCACGTCATGCGCCACGCGCAGAACCTTGAAACCGTCAACACCTATGAAGGCACGCACGACGTGCATGCGCTGATCCTTGGGCGGGCGCAGACCGGGTTGCAGGCGTTCTTTTAG